The Solanum pennellii chromosome 11, SPENNV200 genome contains a region encoding:
- the LOC107004826 gene encoding uncharacterized protein LOC107004826: MGTLSPKLATGILHFPSHRHHRKLPSLLPVNFNSSTGNNFGCIRCSNVKVKTVKCKATEVSVAEGSSAANWVPVVPLSALPKGERRVIIQDGETILLLWYKDDVFAIENRSPAEGAYSEGLLNAKLTQDGCIVCPTTDSTFYLQNGAIKEWYPNNPVLRVLTPALRNLFVYPVKTDDENIYISTRGGKVDASAEIVFSGKAQPGVTATDVNVDEVRMVIDEGQEAFGFTRRNELINGKAAVIGFLLLLDFELLTGKGLLKGTGFLDFIYSVSDAFN, encoded by the exons ATGGGCACCCTATCTCCCAAACTAGCCACCGGCATTCTCCATTTCCCGTCTCACCGCCACCATCGTAAACTGCCTTCACTCCTCCCTGTCAACTTCAATTCGTCAACAGGAAACAATTTTGGTTGTATTAGATGTAGCAATGTTAAGGTGAAGACAGTAAAATGCAAGGCTACTGAGGTTTCAGTTGCGGAAGGCTCATCGGCGGCCAATTGGGTACCTGTGGTTCCGTTGTCAGCACTGCCAAAAGGAGAGAGACGTGTTATTATACAAGATGGGGAAACTATACTCTTGCTTTGGTATAAAGATGATGTTTTTGCTATTGAAAATCGTTCCCCTGCTGAAGGTGCTTATAGTGAAGGACTTCTTAATGCTAAGCTCACTCAG GATGGATGTATCGTGTGTCCTACAACAGATAGCACATTTTATCTGCAAAATGGAGCCATCAAAGAATGGTATCCGAATAATCCTGTGCTGAGAGTCCTTACTCCCGCCTTGAGAAATTTGTTTGTTTATCCTGTTAAAACCGACGATGAGAATATCTACATCAGCACGAGAGGTGGAAAAGTTGATGCTTCTGCAGAGATTGTTTTCAGTGGAAAGGCTCAACCTGGTGTAACAGCAACTGACGTGAATGTAGACGAG GTAAGAATGGTTATCGACGAGGGTCAAGAGGCCTTTGGGTTCACCAGAAGGAATGAACTGATAAATGGAAAAGCAGCAGTAATTGGTTTCCTATTACTGTTGGATTTTGAACTCTTGACCGGCAAAGGTCTTCTCAAAGGAACAGGGTTCTTGGACTTCATTTACTCAGTTTCAGATGCTTTCAACTGA